A section of the Nitrospirota bacterium genome encodes:
- the hemB gene encoding porphobilinogen synthase has translation MSFPIHRPRRLRINKVIRSMVRETHLRPEDFIYPMFVTFGKSVRKKISSMPGCFQLSVDEAVKDAQKVYKLGIPAVLLFGIPEHKDHRASEAYSAKGVIQKAIRAIKDKAPELAVITDVCLCEYMSHGHCGIVKNGEILNDPTLELLAKEALSHAKAGADMVAPSDMMDGRVTAIRNSLDANGFNNIPIMSYAAKYASAFYSPFREAAESTPSFGDRRSYQMDPSNRREAIKEAALDIEEGADIVMVKPAMCYMDIISDVKDTFDVPVAAYNVSGEYSMVKAAAKLGWIDEKKVMMEILTSLKRAGADLILTYHAVDAVKEL, from the coding sequence ATGTCATTTCCAATTCACAGGCCAAGGAGGCTGAGGATAAACAAAGTAATCAGAAGCATGGTGCGTGAGACGCATCTTAGGCCGGAAGATTTTATTTATCCCATGTTTGTTACTTTTGGAAAAAGCGTCAGAAAAAAAATATCCTCAATGCCGGGATGTTTCCAGTTGTCCGTGGATGAAGCAGTTAAAGATGCGCAAAAGGTCTATAAACTCGGCATCCCTGCCGTTTTGCTTTTCGGCATTCCCGAGCATAAGGACCATCGCGCTTCAGAAGCATACAGCGCAAAAGGCGTCATTCAGAAAGCTATAAGGGCCATCAAGGACAAGGCTCCTGAGCTTGCCGTTATCACAGACGTATGCCTTTGTGAATATATGAGCCACGGACACTGCGGCATTGTAAAAAACGGAGAGATATTAAACGACCCTACACTTGAACTCCTTGCCAAAGAGGCTTTGTCGCATGCAAAGGCAGGCGCTGACATGGTAGCCCCTTCGGACATGATGGACGGGAGGGTTACGGCAATCAGGAACAGCCTTGATGCAAATGGGTTTAATAACATTCCCATAATGAGTTATGCGGCGAAATACGCATCCGCGTTCTACTCTCCATTCAGGGAGGCGGCAGAGTCAACCCCTTCGTTTGGAGACAGGCGCTCATATCAGATGGACCCTTCAAACAGGAGGGAGGCAATTAAAGAGGCGGCCCTTGACATAGAAGAAGGCGCTGATATTGTAATGGTTAAGCCGGCGATGTGCTACATGGATATAATCTCTGATGTAAAGGATACGTTTGATGTGCCGGTTGCGGCATACAATGTGAGCGGGGAATATTCAATGGTCAAGGCTGCCGCAAAATTAGGCTGGATTGACGAGAAAAAAGTCATGATGGAGATATTGACCTCACTGAAACGCGCAGGCGCCGACCTCATTCTCACATATCATGCAGTGGATGCGGTGAAGGAGCTTTAA
- a CDS encoding DUF4445 domain-containing protein, protein MKISLSSGRTITGSPDKSILESLKNEGIFLTSSCGSKGTCGKCKIVIRSGKVNARSAIKLTQEELQKNYALACQSFPLGDLSIEIPKESHLTLEGRIATGRSKDLQALLPSTGVKIEPLTERIVLHLPAPSLDDNISDLERLKRELVSKGLGCLRVPFRFLTGLAEKVRKSNWEITLSVIYSENCNEITNIFPGDKKSRQYGIAIDIGTTTLVVYLVNLNNGDVIDIASTYNSQINYGDDVITRIVYASEHNGLRHLNHTVISDINAMLALLRKNHHINIKSIDNVVAAGNTTMTHLFLGLDPGAIREEPYIPTANVFPLSFAGELGIKINPDTPVYTFPCVASYVGGDIAAGVLASRLHKKNELCLFLDIGTNGEIVLGNSEFLVAAACSAGPCFEGSGIKHGMRATEGAIEDVVMDRKTLEPEIKIIGGTAPIGICGSGMIDLAAEMFLTGILNQKGKLQKGISQRVREAEDGAEFVLYQENGRDLVLTEPDIENIIRAKAAIYAGCSILLKEVGFTFNDVRKVYIAGGFGKFLDINKAIILGMLPDISREKFEFLGNTSITGAYLCMLSRRMREEAEEIARKMTYLELSVSRSFMDEYVSGLFIPHTNMEAFPSVKKLMGG, encoded by the coding sequence ATGAAAATTTCCCTTTCTTCAGGCAGGACAATAACAGGTTCGCCTGACAAATCCATTCTGGAGTCTCTTAAAAATGAGGGCATTTTTCTCACCTCCTCCTGCGGAAGCAAAGGCACCTGCGGCAAATGCAAGATAGTCATCAGGTCCGGCAAAGTTAACGCCCGTTCAGCGATTAAGCTTACGCAGGAAGAGCTCCAAAAAAATTATGCCCTTGCCTGCCAGAGCTTTCCTCTGGGGGATCTCTCAATTGAGATACCAAAAGAATCACATCTTACGCTTGAGGGCCGGATTGCCACCGGCAGGTCAAAAGACCTTCAGGCGCTTCTGCCTTCAACAGGCGTAAAAATTGAGCCTCTTACTGAAAGGATAGTCCTTCATCTCCCTGCCCCGTCGCTTGATGACAATATAAGCGACCTTGAAAGGCTCAAAAGAGAGCTCGTTTCAAAAGGGCTCGGATGCCTCAGGGTACCGTTCAGATTTCTGACCGGCCTGGCGGAAAAAGTGAGGAAGAGCAACTGGGAGATAACGCTGTCCGTAATTTACAGCGAAAACTGCAATGAAATCACAAATATTTTCCCGGGCGACAAAAAATCCAGGCAGTACGGCATTGCAATTGATATCGGAACCACTACATTAGTAGTTTATCTGGTCAATCTGAACAACGGCGATGTTATAGATATTGCGTCCACCTACAACTCCCAGATAAATTACGGGGATGATGTCATCACAAGAATTGTTTACGCATCAGAGCACAATGGACTAAGACACCTCAACCACACGGTTATATCGGACATTAACGCCATGCTCGCGCTTCTGAGGAAAAACCATCATATAAATATTAAATCCATAGATAATGTTGTCGCTGCGGGAAATACAACTATGACCCATCTTTTTTTAGGGCTGGACCCCGGCGCAATCAGGGAAGAACCCTACATCCCCACTGCAAATGTCTTCCCCCTTTCTTTTGCAGGAGAGCTTGGAATAAAAATAAATCCCGATACTCCTGTCTATACGTTCCCGTGCGTTGCAAGTTATGTTGGAGGAGATATCGCAGCCGGCGTTTTAGCTTCAAGACTGCATAAAAAAAACGAGCTCTGCCTTTTCCTTGATATAGGGACTAACGGCGAGATTGTCCTCGGCAATTCTGAATTCCTTGTTGCGGCTGCGTGCTCGGCAGGCCCCTGTTTTGAAGGAAGCGGGATTAAGCACGGCATGAGGGCCACAGAGGGGGCGATAGAAGACGTAGTGATGGACCGTAAAACGCTTGAGCCCGAAATAAAAATAATCGGCGGCACCGCACCCATCGGGATATGCGGCTCGGGCATGATTGACCTGGCTGCTGAGATGTTTTTAACCGGTATATTAAACCAGAAGGGGAAATTGCAGAAAGGCATCTCACAACGGGTGAGAGAGGCCGAAGACGGCGCTGAATTTGTGCTGTATCAGGAAAACGGGAGGGATCTCGTCCTCACAGAGCCTGACATTGAAAATATAATAAGGGCAAAGGCAGCCATTTATGCCGGATGCTCTATCCTCCTTAAGGAAGTCGGGTTTACCTTTAATGATGTGCGCAAAGTATACATTGCCGGAGGTTTCGGCAAGTTTCTGGATATAAACAAGGCGATAATCCTCGGCATGCTTCCTGATATATCAAGGGAGAAATTTGAATTTCTGGGGAATACATCCATAACAGGCGCATATCTCTGCATGCTTTCACGGAGAATGCGTGAAGAGGCGGAGGAAATAGCAAGAAAGATGACTTATCTTGAGCTGTCGGTATCACGTTCATTTATGGATGAATATGTTTCAGGACTGTTCATTCCGCATACGAACATGGAGGCGTTCCCAAGCGTTAAGAAGTTGATGGGCGGATAA